CCCGAATAAGCCGCATAAGGGGAATGACATAAGATGGGAGGCAATCCAATGTGTTAAAGGTGGTAAAGATGGTGAGTTAGGATTATCACATTTTAGGTTATTAAAGAAGTTGGGTTTTGGTGATATTGGGAGTGTATATTTGGCTGAACTTAGAGGAATGGGTTGTTTGTTTGCTATGAAGGTGATGGATAAAGGGATGTTAGCTGGGAGGAAGAAGTTGCAGAGAGCTCAAACTGAGAAAGACATTCTTGGTCTGTTGGATCATCCTTTCCTTCCTACCCTTTATTCGCATTTCGAAACCGATAAGTTCTCTTGTTTGCTTATGGAGTTCTGTAATGGTGGTGATCTTCATATTCTCCGACAACGTCAACCAAACAAGCACTTTTCCGAGCAGGCATCAAGGTTCgttatcttttaattttttttgtttacgaTCATTAAGCATCCCCAATGGTTGTTAATTATTTCGAGTCGTACAATGTTTGGAATCGAAATAGTATAGTGTTGATTAGGAGCGCTAATTGGTGTTGCATTTGATGATAATGTTTTGGCAGTGTGGGTTTGTGGGAGCCAATGTTGTTAATTTAAGGTACTTTGGGATGTAAATAAGGGAACATCCTTCTCTAAGAAAATTACTTGAAAAATGTCACTTCATGAAAAGATTTAGCTTGTTTTGTGAGCAAATTTtctccccacttgttttgtggGACTCTACTTTAAAATGATGGAATGATTAATACAATACGGTCAAGACATGACGTTCTTCAAAATTTGACCCTTTATGCATCTATGTTATCATGTTAGTTGACAATCTTAATTGATGTGGGGAAACCCTTGAATCTGTTGAGTCTATGGTTAGTCCTTTGAATGAGTTATGAGAAGCGAATTTCAGGTGAAAAGAACGAAATCTTAATGGGTTGGTTTGGCAATTCTTGCAGGTTTTATGCATCTGAGGTGCTTCTTGCCCTTGAATATCTACACATGATGGGTGTAGTGTATAGGGACTTAAAACCGGAAAATGTACTGGTGAGGGAAGATGGGCATATCATGCTTTCGGATTTTGACCTGTCGTTAAGGTGTTGTGTAAATCCCACTCTTGTTAAGGGAAGTTATCAGCCCAACTGTACAAACTCATCTTACTGCATTGAACCACGATGCATTGAACCGGCTTGCAAACTACCTGTTTGTGTTGAGCCCTCTTGCTTGCAGCCTTCCTGTTTCAGGCCGCGCCTTTTCAACTCCAAGTCTAGTAAGGTTAAAAGAGAAAAGTTCAATTTCACAAATACATCCTCACTCCCAATTCTTATTGCAGAACCTACCAATGCTCGTTCCATGTCGTTTGTTGGAACACATGAGTACTTAGCTCCTGAAATAATAAGAGGTGACGGTCATGGGAGTGCTGTGGATTGGTGGACATTTGGTATATTCTTGTACGAGTTACTTCATGGAAAGACACCATTCAAAGGCAATGGAAACCGTGAAACATTGTTCAATGTAGTTGGACAGTCCCTCAAGTTTCCCGAGGGTTCACCAGCTAGTTTTGCTGCTAAAGATTTGATCAGAGGCTTGTTAGTAAAAGACCCTCAAAAGAGATTGGGATTCAAAAGAGGTGCAACTGAGATCAAACAACACCCATTCTTCGAAAGTGTCAACTGGGCTCTAATTCGTGGTAGTACCCCTCCAGAAATCCCCAAACCTACCGACCTCACAATCTACAATCACACATCCAAAACATCATCAGAACCGCCTAGTGAAAAACAAGGAGCATCTGACTCAGACAGGTCTTCTGGTCCTTACTTAGACTTCGagtttttctgaattttctctcaactTTTTAGTTAGGATTTATATAAATGCCATTTGTGTATACATTTTTTCATCAATGAAATTTAGCCTTTTTTGTTTCCCGCAACAGTATGCCATGCTAATCTTTGTCTGTATAGTTTCAATACTATGCTAGTATCCTTGGCTTATTATGGTACGGACtacaaattattttatttattgttggAATATATGATGGGATTCAAACTCATATATCTGAGTGTCATTCTCTTTTTACAGCTACTTAAGAAAAGGCACAGCTTTTTTATGATTTGTCTTTCAATTCACTGCTGTAATAAGCCATATTTGCACAAAAGAATTTCTTTTTTCACGATTTGCCTCGAACAGGGTAGGAAGAGAGTGGGCCCAATTTCCCTGTTATTTGGCCAGCATGAATCTTCACTTTTAGAGGGAACTATTGAAATGGACTACACATTATGAAAATTCCATGCAAATGGCAGTTTAATTTCTCTTTTTTACCGTGAATTTTCTGTGtcaaattttcaaaaatccCTACATGTATCCCAAGGGTTTGAACGATGTATTTTTCTtaaatcatactccctccgttcctaaatacgtgtccagttCCCATTTATGGCGTTCCCTTTTATGTGTCCACTTTCCGTTTTTGGACATACacctttcccacttttctatacacttttcccacttttccatacacttttctcACTTTTCTATACATCATTATTAccttttcttacacattctacacttttcccacttttcaatcaccacctccacttttatttatactttatcaataaacaattatctactttttcctttt
This sequence is a window from Spinacia oleracea cultivar Varoflay chromosome 1, BTI_SOV_V1, whole genome shotgun sequence. Protein-coding genes within it:
- the LOC110777779 gene encoding serine/threonine-protein kinase D6PK, with the protein product MNKPRKQRSDLETESMNSLFQDLTVKDSVSVSLSVSLSPCSSTTASGSDVGGSSKPPNIGCLLKLVENGESEKSASSSLSNSSNGVDNTNDASSSFRSSCPNKPHKGNDIRWEAIQCVKGGKDGELGLSHFRLLKKLGFGDIGSVYLAELRGMGCLFAMKVMDKGMLAGRKKLQRAQTEKDILGLLDHPFLPTLYSHFETDKFSCLLMEFCNGGDLHILRQRQPNKHFSEQASRFYASEVLLALEYLHMMGVVYRDLKPENVLVREDGHIMLSDFDLSLRCCVNPTLVKGSYQPNCTNSSYCIEPRCIEPACKLPVCVEPSCLQPSCFRPRLFNSKSSKVKREKFNFTNTSSLPILIAEPTNARSMSFVGTHEYLAPEIIRGDGHGSAVDWWTFGIFLYELLHGKTPFKGNGNRETLFNVVGQSLKFPEGSPASFAAKDLIRGLLVKDPQKRLGFKRGATEIKQHPFFESVNWALIRGSTPPEIPKPTDLTIYNHTSKTSSEPPSEKQGASDSDRSSGPYLDFEFF